The nucleotide window GACCACACGCTGTCAAAGCCTTATTAAAATGCCATTTTGAGCCCATATCACTGAAGAAATTTCACAAGAATGTGTGGATGAGATTGATCTAAAATGCCATACGACCAGCCAGCCTGCTCTCAAGTATCCTCTTATCTATGGCTGCATCAATGGAGCTCATCTGAAAgataaattgataataatgaTCAGCAGGTAATTATAGACCACAAAGTACAACAATAAAccgaatattttaatttagagcATGGTCCTATGCAAGAGATCCAAACTCTGCGAAAGAAGCTGACCTGGGCCAAGTCTGAATTCACTTGttccataaaataaattgtaatgATGCTACGAATGGGCAAAAATCTGATGGGTAAGACCATTTTCCACCCAAAACCCCAAACTTAGGAATCAATCAGGGGGATATAAAGAATAACATTGGCAAAACCAAAcccaataaaaatcatatatacatACTCTTTTACGGTGTACAAATGCTGGGGTGAAAGATCACGAAGTTGGTAGTTTGCAGCAAGCTTCACAAATTATGTTGTGgtaattataattaactactaaaagaaattaatacaataCCTACTCGAATCTTTAGAAGCCCACAAAAATTGGAACCATAGAGGCCGTTCAAAATAAAATAGCATGCACTACCCATTTAGGttggaagcaagagggaggatTAAAAGGATCACATTTTCtttgcaatttattttatttttaaaaagaattagaaATTTATACAGAATGTACCTCTTTAAATTGGAAACAATGTGTAAACAACGGAATCTGAAAACAGGAAGCATAAAGCCTACTCATCTGGTTAGATGCAAAAGCAACTCCATCTATTAAAGAGGTAGTATGACTTACCTGGCTACTTTCATCATGCACCTGATATTTTGGCAAAGACATTCTTCTTTCCTCCTACAGTAACCAAGCATCATAATATTACCAACCAAGAAACAACAGTAGTCAAATGGAACACTACATATTTTCTCAAGAACACAACTCACCATGGACATTGCCTCATCATCCCAAACCAAGTAGACTTCGTTGGTGGCAGGCTGAGGAGCAGGAGCTTTGTTTGCAATTACTGGGGGAGGCCCAATTGAAGGACCACCAGTATTTGGACCAGAAGCATAAGAATGTGAGTTACTAGCTGCTCCACCTATACAAGTAACCAAGAGTGAGAAGGAAATGAAAATCACCAAAACCACATAGGATTAATCTAAAGGGAGAAAAACTAAATTTCAGTGCTAAGTTTATCAATTTCATCAAAAACACTCCAGCTGTTTTGAATAATGGAAGCAGTCACAATTGTTCAAAGGAGGAAAAATGTAAGGTTACCTGGAACCCCTATAGCCTGATAACTACTTGTTACTGAAGAGTTGCTGCTCAAATGTGTATCAACAGGAACATTTGTAGACATCACTGGAGTAACTGATGGAACACTTGAGGGCAGGGGTGGAGCAGAAAATGCAGAACTTTGAGTAGTTGTATGGTTATTTCCAACAACAGGAAATAAAGGTTGCGAAACTGGGACAGGTGCAGATGTAGGCAATCCAGGAGGAGTAATCTGAGTTTGGAGGGCAGGAGCAGTTGCTGGCAGTGGAGGCCTCACGTTCTGCACAGGGAATAATGGCTGCTGTGTGTATGGGGCAGCAGGAGGAACTGAAACAACTGGAGGCTGTGAAAACCATGGCTGAGGTCGAGGTGGAACCACCCAAGCATTTGGAGGCACAGGTACAGCTGGATTATAACTATAGCACAGAGGTAAGCATGTAAGCATATTTGTGCcactaataattttaaattttaaaagttaagtaTGTAAGAGTTATAACTTCCTACTTATGCCAAATAGAAGATGAATACAAATAGAAACGTAGAAATAATAACATACACTGGTGGCATCGTGGGCAAGGCTGGTCGCGAAGGATATCCTGTACCCAAAGGAGGTGGAATCATTCCACCTACAAGCTGAGTTGGTGGAATATCCACTTTGGCTGCCTTTGATGGAACATCATCCTctggattaaaaataaaatacacaattGTGAAAAAGGAGATTAAAACATTTCATGTTTCTTTTTACCATCGGTAACAATATTCATAGAAAGTTGTATCTCGAGTTCCACAAAAATACACTCATGACATTAAACACTACCAAGAAACAAGGATAAAGTATACAGCAATCACCATACATGTCTGGTGTGATTATACAGCAAACTGAGCAAAGCATATTTTTaccaaaaactaattttatgcaCGAGATAGAAGCCATCAGACAAGATTACCTTCTTCACCATAATGAGCAGCCAGGATATCTGGTGGAATCCCTTGCATTCCATATATTTCAATATCCGTACTCTCTCTACCAGGCTTTGCATTGGGCACCCTGAGCAAAGAGAAATATCAACAATTTATTGTGAAAAGGAAACACGGAAAATTTAGCGATGGCCGGATTTTAGCAGCAAATTCAATTACAACTAACATACCTCCTTCTCTTTGTTATTAAAGAATCATTAAGGGATAGATCATTAACATGCAGGAGAAACCAACCACTCAGGCGTTCAATAACTCACAAAATTCCTAGCATCTACTAAATAACATCTACTAAATTTCTAGCATCTTATTTAGGATACGTTAATAACAGAGGCAACTCTTTGGGACAAAAATggcataaactttttttttcgtttaatatgattaatgatAAAACAAAATGTAAAGCAGAAAACCCTAACCCAAGATAATAAGGAGAAAAGAGGGAAATAGGGTTATACTTAGTGACGGATTCCTTGTGAACCTGGAGGACGTGGATGGCCATGCCGCCGGCGGTGGAGAGCTTCTTGTGGCAGACATGGCACTTGAAGTGCTTGGCTTTCTGATGCTGCACCAAGATCTTCTCGTCGTCGAATTCGCGATCGCAGTAATAACACCACACCTTCGAGGaaactctcttcttcttcttccccatGATGGCGAATCCGATCCCTCGCGAATTGGGTTTGTGACGAAGGTTGTGTGCCCTGCTGCAATGGCGGAGGAGGAAGAAGCTAGGGCACGGATTCAGAAGCGGAAAGAAAGATCCAATCGCGGCCcaattgaaatttattgttTGTTCGTGGCCGAATTATATCGATGGCTTACGTAGCAAACAGTACAAATCCATGGCGAGTAGCTATATCAGGCCCAAGGAAAGCAAGAGCCCAACAATCTTGAGGCTTGCTATTTATACCGTCCTTATTCCTCTTTgcattgcaatttttttatatataaaaactagtttcccattatatatatatatatatatatatatatatatatatatatatatatatattattttatttttatcaagagGGACCTTTTGCCCCTACCAAGGAGATATATTATGGAAACTAATTTCTAATGTGCATTATAGGTTGACACCCCCTGTGCCAATTAACTAGGTAACGAAAACTAGTGCTTATTATTTAGTTAATGtagttttgtttgtgtttaatGTAAAGAAGATCATATACATATCACAAATTAGATTCATTTGTACACTTAAAACCATATATATAATCGAGTCTAATTTTCAttgtttctaaaaaatattatatttttttaatcacactttttatagttaaaatttattgaaaattataaattttgatgaattctataattcatttcttttatttttgtaatttttaataaattttaaccactAATAAAGTATGTGTGTTAGAAATTGTATGTTATTAACCGTTTAAGCTGAATTTATATTTCATTGCATCGATGGTTTGACTCCTCCCACGTGATACGTCACAAGAAACTTTTCAAGTGAGACCcactatttcaaatttatttctcCTGTCAATCTATTGCACCGCTGCCAATCTCACTAGAGATTTTCATGAACActgcaatttttttaagataaaaagcATTGGGATTTAACTTTACTAAACCATCCTCTCACATACTAAAACTGTAATTTACTTAAATCCTAATCCCTCATAAAAGAGTGCCTAAATTCTTAGATTAAATTACCAATTTCTTGCATACATTTGAGAGAGAAATGATAAAGCTATGGACTCCTATATACTTTGAGAGAGAAAGATATAAAAGAaagcaaaatataaatataataaatgatatccatattacgataaaaaaaaatcaaatacatgtttatattatattaatatttatatatcattattcaGAGAGTGTATACTCAAAATACACGGAACTTgatgtatgaaaaaaaaaatgcactgaaCTGGTGCCAAAAAGAAATGCATTTCCacaccaaaaaaaagaaaaaagaatgcaTTAGTgaggtttccttttttttggatGGAAAAATGAAGTTTCCTTTCTTCCTTGTTGATTACACCCATCCTAATCTAGTAGCAAAACTTTTGGTCTTTTTCAACATTACCTTTAATTTTACTGTTTCAGAGAATTAACATCTAAAATAATGACATCTTGGCGGTAATCACACTCATAAACCAAACCAaagaagttatatatatatatagagagaggtttaaagtgatttttttttatcgtttatattttaattttttttaattttttagtttgaaagtggtttttttaatctttaaaatttgtattttaattttattttagtccctatagattgaaagaaagtaatttttttattatttatcttttatatgttaatttctttttagtccttatcatcaaaatatgagtaatattatcaattataattaattataaaaatattagtaagtaatttataattaatttattgtaaaataatttgtaataaaaaaataatttataatttataattaatttttagttaattatttttatatattttttattaaaaactaaaagttaattaaaataaaaattataataactaaaaatatcatttctaAACTATAGGAATCAAAcgaattaaaatagaaattataaaaattaaaaaatcatttttaaactttaagaactaaaaaaatcaattttaaaccataaaagttaaaaaataaatatcataaaactaTATACttgagtaatatatatatatatatataacaacgaAACGAATTGTTCCTTGTTACCGTGACTGCCTTCCAAACACGAACCCTCTCGTTTGTTGATTATTACATAGAGAaaccaaatcaaatataaattcaGAACATTCCcgtgaaaaaaaagagagaaaagaaagaataataattttcaaatgtgAAATTTAGGAAATTATGTAATGCAAATACTAAAAAACTACACGTAAAATACAGAATTAAATAGGTTCTGGTCTCAGAAAATATTACGAATTTCAGttttagtatttataaattattatttttctccatatttattaaaaatgatgtgattttattttatgaatataaattaaaagtaaatgtttttgtgttaGAATACAGaaactgaaaataaatatttttttacagaaactatttttttaatattttcagaaAGTAAAAAATACTGAACTCTTAAACGTAATTCTTTTTGCTACATTCAAAGGTCTTGGTCCCATTATTCCTTCAAACAAATAATTGCGCTGGTCAATAACCATTTATAGTTTAATTTAGCGTTTTCTAATACTTATGTGGACTAACATACATAGAGCAGCCGTAGATGTTGCCATGTTGGTactcagaaagaaaaaaagtgcaTCGATATCTGCATTTAATTTGAGACTATATATAAGTATTCTGCTTTGCAGCTACCATCAGTTATTTTGTAACCTAATGATATTGTTCTGTCTTTAATAGTTCGCATCATAAAAGATACTAAGATCATTGTCTAACTTTTTGCACAATAAATGGCCACCGTAATCTTGTTGGAGTATGAATAATCATCAGCTAGATTTGATGTGTTCAGCCATCATAGTTTTCGCAAGGCTAGAGAGCATGGCAGTATGTTGCATTTCCCTAATTGATTTTGGCCAAAATTAGTGACAACTAAGTTCCATCTACCaaccaaaagaaagaaattatccCTTCTATGAAGCAGTGGGATTAAATTATTTGAGGCATTGAGTCAAATTAATCCATTATGCTAACACTTTATCTCAAGTTAATTGAGCAAAACTActgcaaaaaacaaaattaaaatttcaagaaatttgTGACATGTTAGGAACCTATATAAGATACAGTATTTACCTTGGCCCTCTTCAAATGGTGCATTTGCTCTGAGATTACAAAACAGTCTGGTTTTAAGGTCAATAGAATTTAtcacatattttataatttattgaagTGATTAGTGTTCACCATTAATAGAAACTATTATgtgacttatatatatatatatatatatatatatatatatatatatatatatgattgaaGTATGAAAGTAAGATGAAGTCTCatctagaaataaaaaaattgagtattaTATAAGTGAGAAGAAGATCTATGAATCTGAATCTTAAGATTTTGGGTTAAAATAAGTTGTTAAATTCTCTTATTTGATCTTAAGAGATAACATAAGATATAGTGCTATCTAAGGCTAAAcattaataacaaattattcttttgtttcccataATCCAAGATGTGATCCAacacactaatttttttttgtaagaatcattttaattttgtcacCTAGCTTTTGTTCAGTACCCCCTTTCCAATCCCATTTTTCTATCTATTTTGAATATTTCAAGGTCATTTATACGCCTTTTGAAAACATTCCAGATATATATGTGTATAAACTACCAAAgttttgttaaacaaaaaaaaaaactacttaagTTTTGGTGCCAAATTCATTTCGTTAAAAGGAGAACACACCATCATATGGGTCAAGGGTCATTTTTTGGGAACTAACATgggtcatttttttttcaagacagAGAGATTTAATCTAATACACTCatcaaagggaaaaaaaaaacccaaagagGAAAGTAGCTGTAATATCATGTTGTTTGCACCAACAATGGCGATCTATCATAAATTACcaagtttttgttttcttcaaacATACTATAGTCATTTGCTTTCATTTTGCAATTCTGCATGGCTCCAATTACAACCAATAGAATATAAGAAAGATACTTGGCTCCAATTATTAACACTGTTTTTCACTAGAGTTTTTTTGGGACAAATAAACAATGTTTCTGGCCATGTATTTGACCTTGAGAATTGAAACCATacagagaagaagaaaacaatacTGATCTGCATGGATTTACAGTGAGGATGCTTTACAAGGAAGACATTCCTTGAGTCAAAATTCAATGCTCCTCACATGATCATCACCATAACtacatttgtttattttttttttttataaaacaccATAACCTCATTTCCATGCAGGGCCAGTAAGTAAAATATAGTACTAGTACATGCTATAATCCCAATACATCTATGGTTTTGGACTTGTCAATTTTTGTGGGGGAGTGGGAACCTTTTCAATGCTGTCCAGTGTCCACCCTTTAATGGCTATATTAGGcagaaataatttttgaaattcacagtttatttcaaatttattaaaaaaaataaattttacttttgtgTCAGTACTGTAGACTAGTCTGACTTTCTGTAGTATGAAAGATATTccatatttgattaaattaaattatactaaTGTGATGCCAATTTCCCATTGAGGCCCCAAAGCACCCCCACTAGACtccaaagagaaagaaagagactgAGAGAGAGGGGAAaggattttcaacttttctTTTGATAAGTAGCATCAGTTTAGcttgaaaagcacaaaaagaaacaaaagcgaGTCACAGATTCCAGTGTGTGGCCTGAGGGTTGAGGCTAGTGATTGAATAGTATAGCATATGCCCACAATTGCAGCAAGACAAGGCAGAGCCCACCTAACAACCCCGGAAGAAAAGGGCACCccacaaattaaaattcattatttcaaactaataaataatcatttaaa belongs to Glycine soja cultivar W05 chromosome 5, ASM419377v2, whole genome shotgun sequence and includes:
- the LOC114413692 gene encoding protein SUPPRESSOR OF FRI 4-like isoform X1 gives rise to the protein MGKKKKRVSSKVWCYYCDREFDDEKILVQHQKAKHFKCHVCHKKLSTAGGMAIHVLQVHKESVTKVPNAKPGRESTDIEIYGMQGIPPDILAAHYGEEEDDVPSKAAKVDIPPTQLVGGMIPPPLGTGYPSRPALPTMPPVYNPAVPVPPNAWVVPPRPQPWFSQPPVVSVPPAAPYTQQPLFPVQNVRPPLPATAPALQTQITPPGLPTSAPVPVSQPLFPVVGNNHTTTQSSAFSAPPLPSSVPSVTPVMSTNVPVDTHLSSNSSVTSSYQAIGVPGGAASNSHSYASGPNTGGPSIGPPPVIANKAPAPQPATNEVYLVWDDEAMSMEERRMSLPKYQVHDESSQVSHTTSLIDGVAFASNQMSRLYASCFQIPLFTHCFQFKEVHSV
- the LOC114413692 gene encoding protein SUPPRESSOR OF FRI 4-like isoform X2, yielding MGKKKKRVSSKVWCYYCDREFDDEKILVQHQKAKHFKCHVCHKKLSTAGGMAIHVLQVHKESVTKVPNAKPGRESTDIEIYGMQGIPPDILAAHYGEEEDDVPSKAAKVDIPPTQLVGGMIPPPLGTGYPSRPALPTMPPVYNPAVPVPPNAWVVPPRPQPWFSQPPVVSVPPAAPYTQQPLFPVQNVRPPLPATAPALQTQITPPGLPTSAPVPVSQPLFPVVGNNHTTTQSSAFSAPPLPSSVPSVTPVMSTNVPVDTHLSSNSSVTSSYQAIGVPGGAASNSHSYASGPNTGGPSIGPPPVIANKAPAPQPATNEVYLVWDDEAMSMEERRMSLPKYQVHDESSQMSSIDAAIDKRILESRLAGRMAF